A region of Streptomyces paludis DNA encodes the following proteins:
- a CDS encoding CGNR zinc finger domain-containing protein gives MELASYSDYAVRLVNTEEPARGTDTLTSVETVRALFGPDSVAARRATDADVTRFRSVRTRLRAVFTAADAGEAVRAVDMLNSLLLEFPVSPQISGHEFLDAEGRPRWHMHLAEHPSNATAGYAATAAMGLAFHLTEYGVDRLGLCQAAPCRNAYLDTSTNRSRRYCSDRCATRANVAAYRARKRLETERTAATGRTADTSQEATARAER, from the coding sequence GTGGAACTGGCCTCTTACTCGGACTATGCCGTCCGGCTGGTCAACACCGAGGAACCGGCCCGCGGCACGGACACCCTGACCTCGGTCGAGACCGTCCGCGCGCTCTTCGGCCCCGACTCCGTGGCGGCCCGGCGCGCCACCGACGCGGATGTCACCCGCTTCCGGTCCGTACGGACGCGGCTGCGCGCGGTCTTCACCGCCGCGGACGCGGGGGAAGCCGTACGGGCGGTGGACATGCTGAACTCACTGCTGCTGGAGTTCCCCGTCAGCCCGCAGATCTCCGGGCACGAGTTCCTCGACGCCGAGGGCCGGCCGCGCTGGCACATGCACCTCGCGGAGCACCCGTCCAACGCGACCGCGGGGTACGCGGCGACGGCGGCGATGGGGCTGGCGTTCCATCTGACGGAGTACGGGGTGGACCGGCTCGGCCTGTGCCAGGCGGCGCCGTGCCGCAACGCGTATCTGGACACCTCCACCAACCGGTCGCGCCGCTACTGCTCGGACCGCTGCGCGACCCGCGCCAACGTCGCCGCCTACCGCGCCCGCAAACGCCTGGAGACCGAACGCACCGCCGCCACCGGACGCACCGCCGACACCAGCCAGGAGGCCACCGCACGCGCCGAGCGCTGA
- a CDS encoding DUF6304 family protein, with amino-acid sequence MTAESTDTWAGWYRDRQGAEAITLTAGGRQVRTRIRGVEYAGGDFAALEAVGEGESLSSCVMEWDIPLPVSADGAVEQATLSCLLALGERDAEGPVGRAELSLTLHCRGAAYASGIAGGGFEEALGRIRSQLPTDTELAAQPLVGAV; translated from the coding sequence ATGACAGCGGAGTCGACGGATACATGGGCGGGCTGGTACCGGGACCGCCAGGGGGCGGAAGCGATCACCCTCACCGCGGGCGGACGGCAGGTCCGCACCCGGATCAGGGGTGTGGAGTACGCGGGGGGCGATTTCGCCGCGCTGGAGGCGGTGGGTGAGGGCGAGAGCCTGTCGTCCTGCGTCATGGAGTGGGACATCCCGCTGCCCGTCAGCGCGGACGGCGCGGTCGAACAGGCCACGCTCAGCTGCCTGCTCGCCCTGGGCGAGCGGGACGCCGAGGGGCCGGTCGGCCGCGCCGAGCTGAGCCTGACCCTGCACTGCCGGGGCGCGGCGTACGCGTCGGGGATCGCCGGGGGCGGCTTCGAGGAGGCGCTCGGCAGGATCCGGAGCCAGCTGCCGACGGACACGGAGCTGGCGGCGCAGCCGCTGGTGGGAGCGGTCTGA
- a CDS encoding family 2 encapsulin nanocompartment cargo protein polyprenyl transferase, producing the protein MTKTSADAGAESQDAVALLARARTAVEPELRSAVASLPPAIRRVAAYHFGWEHADGSPADGGAGKAIRPALVLAAARALGGDPAAAVRPAVAVELAHNFTLLHDDVIDEDPTRRHRATAWTVFGTADAIVAGDAMMALALRILAQDPHPASAAASARLADCVIELCAGQQADCAFEERGPHEVTLDECLTMATAKTGALLGTACALGALYADAGDERATALDAFGREAGLAFQLIDDLIGIWGDPDRTGKPAGADLAAHKKSLPVVAALVSGTPAAEELAELYRGPLDGPETVRRAADAVERAGGREWAQLQAADRMSAAVQQLSRAVPDLAAAGDLLALAEFVTRRTR; encoded by the coding sequence GTGACCAAGACCAGTGCGGACGCGGGCGCCGAGAGCCAGGACGCCGTGGCCCTCCTGGCCCGCGCCCGTACCGCTGTCGAGCCCGAACTCCGCTCCGCCGTCGCGTCGTTGCCCCCGGCGATACGGCGGGTCGCGGCGTACCACTTCGGCTGGGAGCACGCCGACGGCAGCCCGGCGGACGGTGGGGCGGGCAAGGCGATCCGGCCCGCGCTCGTTCTGGCCGCCGCCCGCGCGCTCGGCGGGGACCCGGCCGCCGCCGTACGGCCCGCCGTCGCCGTCGAGCTGGCGCACAACTTCACCCTGCTGCACGACGATGTGATCGACGAGGACCCGACCCGGCGCCACCGCGCCACCGCGTGGACGGTCTTCGGCACCGCCGACGCCATCGTCGCGGGCGACGCCATGATGGCGCTCGCCCTGCGGATCCTCGCCCAGGACCCGCATCCCGCCTCGGCGGCGGCCTCGGCCCGTCTCGCGGACTGTGTCATCGAGCTGTGCGCGGGACAGCAGGCCGACTGCGCCTTCGAGGAGCGCGGCCCGCACGAGGTGACGCTCGACGAGTGCCTCACCATGGCGACGGCCAAGACGGGCGCCCTGCTCGGCACGGCGTGCGCGCTCGGCGCGCTGTACGCGGACGCGGGGGACGAACGGGCCACCGCGCTGGACGCCTTCGGCCGGGAGGCCGGGCTCGCCTTCCAGCTCATCGACGACCTGATCGGCATCTGGGGCGACCCCGACCGTACGGGCAAGCCCGCCGGCGCCGACCTCGCCGCGCACAAGAAGTCGCTGCCCGTGGTCGCGGCGCTGGTCTCGGGCACCCCGGCCGCCGAGGAGCTGGCCGAGCTGTACCGGGGACCGCTGGACGGACCCGAGACCGTACGGCGGGCGGCCGACGCGGTCGAACGGGCCGGCGGGCGCGAGTGGGCCCAGCTCCAGGCCGCCGACCGGATGTCCGCGGCCGTCCAGCAGCTGTCGCGCGCCGTACCCGATCTGGCCGCGGCGGGGGACCTGCTGGCCCTCGCGGAATTCGTCACCCGACGCACCCGCTGA
- a CDS encoding RidA family protein, which translates to MAHRMTVPGLFPPPDYAHTAVVETGRRLAFLAGSVPLDQDGKLVGPDDFVAQTEQVLANLESALAAVGCGPGDVVATTVSVATSDPADLSRVWEVVRAGGLRTGPHTSTLLGVACLGYTGQLVEITAVAEVPPEL; encoded by the coding sequence ATGGCCCACCGCATGACCGTGCCCGGTCTGTTCCCGCCGCCGGACTACGCGCACACCGCGGTCGTCGAGACGGGCCGGCGTCTGGCCTTCCTGGCCGGGTCCGTACCGCTCGACCAGGACGGCAAACTCGTGGGCCCCGACGACTTCGTGGCCCAGACCGAACAGGTGCTGGCCAATCTGGAGAGCGCGCTGGCGGCCGTGGGCTGCGGGCCGGGCGATGTGGTGGCGACGACGGTGTCGGTCGCGACGAGCGATCCGGCGGACCTCAGCCGGGTCTGGGAGGTGGTGCGCGCGGGCGGGCTGCGCACCGGGCCGCACACGTCGACGCTGCTGGGGGTCGCCTGCCTGGGCTACACCGGGCAGTTGGTGGAGATCACGGCGGTGGCGGAGGTCCCTCCGGAGCTGTGA
- the sodN gene encoding superoxide dismutase, Ni, with product MLSRLFAPKVKVSAHCDLPCGVYDPAQARIEAESVKAVQEKMQGNDDAHFQARATVIKEQRAELAKHHVSVLWSDYFKPPHFEKYPELHQLVNDTLKALSTAKGSKDPATGQKALDYIAQIDKIFWETKKA from the coding sequence ATGCTTTCCCGCCTGTTTGCCCCCAAGGTGAAGGTCAGCGCCCACTGCGACCTCCCCTGCGGCGTGTACGACCCGGCCCAGGCCCGCATCGAGGCCGAGTCGGTCAAGGCCGTCCAGGAGAAGATGCAGGGCAACGACGACGCGCACTTCCAGGCGCGCGCGACGGTCATCAAGGAGCAGCGCGCCGAACTGGCCAAGCACCATGTCTCGGTGCTCTGGAGCGACTACTTCAAGCCGCCGCACTTCGAGAAGTACCCGGAGCTGCACCAGCTGGTCAACGACACCCTGAAGGCCCTCTCCACGGCCAAGGGCTCGAAGGACCCGGCCACGGGCCAGAAGGCTCTGGACTACATCGCCCAGATCGACAAGATCTTCTGGGAGACGAAGAAGGCCTGA
- a CDS encoding ABC transporter ATP-binding protein has protein sequence MSVVLQMTGVRHGYDDRVILNRVDLSVAAGECVTLLGENGSGKSTLLRLAAGRETPKEGTVSVLGSTASEDDVTLRGKVAVVLDSGVAYPDLSVREHLMLVALAHGLGAAAAETVDEVLAEHRLDGRAEAFPHQLSSGQTQLMALAQAFIRPCALLILDEPEQRIDADGRRRLAERLRAAKAEGTAVLLATHDRTLAAAAADTAYTVSGEGLLVPERVERANGG, from the coding sequence ATGAGCGTCGTGTTGCAGATGACGGGCGTCCGTCACGGGTACGACGACAGGGTCATCCTCAACAGGGTGGACCTGTCCGTCGCGGCGGGCGAGTGCGTCACCCTGCTCGGTGAGAACGGCTCGGGCAAGTCCACTCTGCTGCGGCTCGCCGCTGGGCGGGAGACGCCGAAGGAGGGAACGGTCAGCGTCTTGGGCAGCACCGCCTCCGAGGACGACGTCACCCTGCGCGGCAAGGTCGCCGTCGTCCTGGACAGCGGGGTGGCCTACCCGGATCTCAGTGTCCGCGAGCACCTCATGCTCGTCGCCCTCGCCCACGGCCTGGGCGCGGCCGCCGCCGAGACGGTCGACGAAGTCCTCGCCGAGCATCGGCTTGACGGGCGCGCGGAGGCGTTTCCTCATCAGCTCTCTTCCGGGCAGACCCAACTGATGGCGTTGGCGCAGGCGTTCATCCGCCCTTGCGCACTACTGATCCTGGACGAGCCGGAGCAGCGCATCGACGCGGACGGCCGACGGCGGCTCGCTGAACGCCTGCGGGCCGCGAAGGCGGAGGGCACCGCGGTTCTGCTCGCCACGCATGACCGGACATTGGCCGCCGCGGCGGCTGACACGGCGTACACCGTCTCCGGCGAGGGACTGCTGGTCCCGGAGCGGGTTGAACGTGCGAACGGTGGATGA
- a CDS encoding metallophosphoesterase family protein encodes MPKRPSDSTSTAGTTGGGGGGGGGAGGGGAGGGGRGERGARVAVLSDIHGVLPALEAVLAEPDVAAADRILVTGDIAAGPQPVEVLDRLARLGERAVLLGGNADRELVELRRGGVASVPGGIGAWAAGQLREDQVALLAGLPPTRYLRVAGLGQVLFCHATPRDDEEIVVVDSRLARWSEVFAGLGEDIRTVVCGHTHMPFVRLAHGRQVVNPGSVGMPYGRPGAHWALLGPGVELRVTRFDIDAAITGLTESCGYGDIAEWADYFLRARASDADALEAFAPKDGRRTAAVG; translated from the coding sequence ATGCCGAAACGACCGAGTGACAGCACAAGTACGGCGGGCACGACGGGTGGCGGAGGCGGCGGTGGTGGCGGCGCCGGCGGCGGTGGTGCCGGTGGCGGGGGCCGTGGTGAGCGGGGCGCCCGGGTCGCGGTGCTCTCCGATATCCACGGCGTCCTGCCGGCCCTGGAGGCGGTGCTCGCCGAGCCGGACGTCGCCGCGGCGGACCGGATCCTGGTCACCGGCGACATCGCGGCCGGCCCCCAGCCCGTCGAGGTGCTCGACCGGCTGGCGCGGCTGGGGGAGCGGGCCGTCCTGCTCGGCGGCAACGCCGACCGGGAACTCGTCGAGCTGCGCCGGGGCGGTGTCGCGTCGGTCCCCGGCGGGATAGGCGCCTGGGCGGCCGGCCAACTGCGCGAGGACCAGGTGGCCCTGCTGGCCGGGCTGCCGCCCACCCGCTATCTGCGGGTCGCGGGCCTGGGCCAGGTCCTCTTCTGCCACGCGACCCCGCGGGACGACGAGGAGATCGTCGTGGTCGACTCCCGGCTGGCCCGCTGGTCCGAGGTCTTCGCGGGGCTGGGCGAGGACATCCGTACGGTCGTCTGCGGCCACACGCACATGCCGTTCGTACGGCTCGCCCACGGCCGCCAGGTCGTCAACCCGGGCAGCGTGGGCATGCCGTACGGCCGTCCCGGCGCCCACTGGGCGCTGCTCGGCCCCGGGGTCGAACTGCGGGTCACCCGCTTCGACATCGACGCCGCGATCACCGGACTGACGGAGTCCTGCGGTTACGGGGACATCGCGGAGTGGGCGGACTACTTCCTGCGCGCCCGGGCGAGCGACGCGGACGCGTTGGAGGCGTTCGCGCCGAAGGACGGGCGGCGTACGGCGGCGGTCGGCTGA
- a CDS encoding TetR/AcrR family transcriptional regulator, which produces MRSTSESERDSAQDGDLRVRLVRAGVELVAGQGVQALSLRAIARHAGVSHGAPRRHFPTHLELLSAIAQQGFLDLGERVREALAAVPGSARGRLGVLGRVYLDFARERPGMYELMFRHDLLESSGRLGLRETSLPLFAVLADLVGRAGVRDGADPAVVAGVLWANLHGIAQLWAWGSLGLATGADDVEPLLRAALDAHLGPEH; this is translated from the coding sequence ATGCGTTCTACGAGTGAGAGTGAGCGGGACAGCGCGCAGGACGGCGACCTGAGGGTCCGTCTGGTGCGGGCGGGCGTCGAACTGGTGGCGGGGCAGGGGGTGCAGGCGCTGTCCTTGCGGGCCATCGCCCGGCACGCGGGGGTGTCGCACGGCGCGCCGCGGCGGCACTTCCCGACCCATCTGGAGCTGCTGTCCGCCATCGCCCAGCAGGGCTTCCTCGACCTGGGCGAGCGGGTGCGCGAGGCCCTGGCCGCCGTACCGGGCTCGGCGCGGGGGCGGTTGGGGGTGCTGGGGCGGGTGTATCTGGACTTCGCCCGGGAGCGGCCCGGGATGTACGAGCTGATGTTCCGGCACGACCTGCTGGAGAGCAGCGGCCGGCTCGGGCTGCGCGAGACCAGCCTTCCGCTCTTCGCCGTCCTGGCCGACCTGGTCGGGCGAGCGGGGGTACGGGACGGGGCGGACCCCGCCGTGGTGGCGGGCGTTCTGTGGGCGAATCTGCACGGGATCGCCCAGCTCTGGGCATGGGGCAGCCTCGGGCTGGCGACGGGCGCCGACGACGTCGAACCGCTGCTGCGGGCCGCGCTGGACGCGCACCTGGGACCGGAACACTGA
- a CDS encoding MFS transporter, with protein MSVTGAALVALDGTVLTVAQPAMRRELGASFAQAQWTSTGYLIAVASLLVFSGRLGDRYGHRRVFALGILGFATASAGIGLASGVGWVIALRVVQGVFGALLQPATLGMLRAAYPSDRLALPIALRTSAIGLAAAAGPLVGGALTDRLGWRAVFFLGVGPALVIGVLALVVRIPAPAPPRGADRTVRLDLPGAGLLALALVALVHTLVALPEGGPTAVVALGLAVAAIATAVFVRHERAAADPLIPPAVFRSATVTSALGVLVSATAALFGALFLATYFLQDVLALDPLQSGLRALPLAVMMVAGAPLAAMALRRYGPRRTAVPGMALVAAGTFLLSRLDTASTAPVIGGCFLVLGAGFSTVMVTATTVVVRDAPADAAGVAGGLQQTAMNVGPVLGIAAATMLTGADGAVRTSLGPALTVLAAVAVVGALLATRLPTAAYARSSPAPEPAGADPTGTAPAETRPTKAPRSRVSPP; from the coding sequence ATGAGCGTCACCGGGGCCGCCCTCGTCGCGCTGGACGGGACCGTGCTGACGGTGGCGCAGCCGGCCATGCGGCGGGAACTCGGCGCGTCGTTCGCCCAGGCACAGTGGACCAGCACGGGATATCTGATCGCCGTGGCGAGCCTGCTCGTCTTCTCGGGACGGCTCGGTGACCGGTACGGCCACCGGCGCGTCTTCGCCCTCGGGATCCTGGGCTTCGCCACCGCCTCGGCCGGCATCGGACTCGCGTCCGGCGTCGGCTGGGTGATCGCCCTGCGGGTGGTGCAGGGGGTGTTCGGCGCGCTGCTGCAACCGGCCACGCTCGGAATGCTGCGCGCCGCGTATCCGAGCGACCGGCTCGCCCTGCCGATCGCGCTCAGAACGAGCGCGATCGGGCTCGCCGCCGCCGCGGGTCCGTTGGTGGGCGGGGCGCTGACCGACCGGCTGGGCTGGCGGGCCGTGTTCTTCCTGGGCGTCGGACCGGCCCTGGTCATCGGGGTGCTGGCGCTCGTCGTACGGATCCCGGCCCCGGCGCCCCCGCGCGGCGCGGACCGTACCGTACGGCTCGATCTGCCCGGCGCGGGGCTGCTCGCGCTGGCCCTCGTCGCTCTCGTACACACGCTCGTCGCACTGCCGGAGGGCGGGCCGACCGCGGTGGTGGCACTGGGGCTCGCCGTCGCGGCCATCGCCACCGCCGTGTTCGTCCGGCACGAGCGGGCCGCCGCCGACCCGTTGATCCCGCCCGCCGTGTTCCGCTCGGCCACCGTCACCTCGGCGCTGGGCGTGCTGGTGAGCGCGACCGCCGCGCTCTTCGGGGCGCTGTTCCTCGCCACGTACTTCCTCCAGGACGTGCTGGCTCTGGACCCGCTCCAGAGCGGTCTGCGGGCGCTGCCGCTCGCCGTGATGATGGTCGCCGGGGCGCCGCTCGCCGCCATGGCCCTGCGCCGGTACGGTCCGCGCCGTACGGCCGTGCCCGGGATGGCGCTCGTCGCGGCCGGCACCTTTCTGCTGTCACGGCTCGACACCGCGTCGACGGCGCCCGTGATCGGCGGCTGCTTTCTCGTCCTGGGCGCCGGATTCAGCACGGTGATGGTCACCGCCACCACCGTCGTCGTCCGCGACGCGCCCGCCGATGCCGCCGGGGTCGCGGGCGGGCTCCAGCAGACCGCGATGAACGTCGGCCCCGTCCTGGGCATCGCCGCCGCGACCATGCTGACCGGCGCGGACGGTGCCGTCCGCACCTCGCTGGGGCCGGCGCTGACCGTGCTCGCGGCGGTCGCCGTCGTGGGCGCGCTGCTCGCGACGCGCCTGCCCACGGCCGCCTACGCGCGCAGCTCGCCGGCGCCAGAGCCCGCCGGGGCAGACCCGACCGGGACAGCCCCGGCCGAGACGCGCCCGACCAAGGCGCCGCGCTCCCGCGTCAGTCCTCCGTGA
- a CDS encoding DUF6297 family protein, whose translation MDEPHARLAADVPGDAVARNTAEVLARLRVVRAAKRDERRRSLAYTLYCTVLLFAIWGVPLLLAVARAGTDGRLEGAVAERVLSALPTLVPAVFAGVVLLLAARGGWRGPALLEQAAVTWLIPQPVLRRALLLPRFIASAVTASSIAVGVGAVAGFLFSALGAGSWWGMTGAGAVGGGAAGFAGTALAALVQRHSGTAHAHRSRILAAARAGVAVLWAAAGVSLAYGPWFADIVVPWSGPWGWAALPLRSAAGDSGVFVAGAGVVLTALSLIVVGRYAVDAVAHMPAQVLRTQAGTAMRVQASLYSLDLRQARAAVRTTRRRAARRTVRLPFPGRSWLVVPWRDATALLRAPGRLVWTVVWAAATVALLCLDSAPTPVTLMALPAAYLAAAQLVEPARIETDDIRRAAHMPWSAAQLARRHGLVPAASLMALFTLGGAVARAAGWWADSLLLLPVLVPALVGAALVSAYRGPVPAHLMIGSLTPMGDTGPLGALLWQVRGPLVALVCLAAVDGPARGTAPDAPGLLWPLAVGAAMTWWVGVTARRTVRQQ comes from the coding sequence GTGGATGAGCCTCACGCGCGCTTGGCGGCGGACGTACCCGGCGACGCTGTCGCGCGCAATACCGCCGAGGTGTTGGCCCGGCTGCGCGTCGTGCGGGCGGCCAAGCGTGATGAACGTCGCCGGAGCCTCGCGTACACGCTGTACTGCACGGTGCTGCTCTTCGCCATCTGGGGTGTTCCCCTGCTGCTGGCAGTGGCGCGGGCCGGAACCGACGGGCGGCTCGAAGGGGCCGTGGCCGAGCGTGTCCTGTCGGCGCTGCCGACACTGGTCCCCGCCGTGTTCGCGGGCGTCGTACTGCTCCTGGCCGCGCGAGGCGGCTGGCGAGGGCCCGCGCTGCTGGAGCAGGCCGCGGTGACGTGGCTGATCCCCCAGCCAGTCCTGCGGCGGGCGCTGCTGCTGCCCCGGTTCATCGCGTCAGCCGTGACGGCCTCGTCGATCGCCGTGGGGGTGGGCGCGGTCGCCGGCTTCCTGTTCTCCGCGCTGGGCGCCGGCAGCTGGTGGGGCATGACCGGTGCCGGGGCAGTGGGCGGTGGGGCGGCCGGATTCGCGGGTACGGCCCTGGCCGCACTGGTCCAGCGCCACAGCGGCACTGCCCACGCTCACCGGTCCCGGATCCTCGCGGCGGCACGAGCGGGCGTCGCGGTGCTGTGGGCCGCGGCAGGTGTCTCGCTGGCGTACGGCCCGTGGTTCGCGGACATCGTGGTGCCCTGGTCGGGGCCGTGGGGCTGGGCCGCGCTACCGCTGAGGAGTGCGGCGGGTGACTCGGGAGTGTTCGTCGCCGGGGCCGGGGTTGTGCTGACCGCTCTGTCGCTGATCGTGGTGGGCAGGTACGCGGTCGACGCCGTGGCGCATATGCCGGCGCAGGTGCTGCGGACGCAGGCCGGTACCGCGATGCGTGTGCAGGCGTCCTTGTACTCGCTCGACCTGCGCCAGGCTCGCGCGGCGGTCCGGACCACCCGCCGCCGCGCGGCTCGGCGTACGGTCCGGCTTCCGTTCCCGGGCCGGTCGTGGCTCGTCGTTCCGTGGCGGGACGCGACCGCGCTGCTGCGGGCTCCGGGAAGGCTGGTGTGGACCGTCGTCTGGGCGGCGGCGACGGTGGCACTGCTGTGCCTCGACAGCGCGCCAACCCCGGTCACGCTCATGGCACTGCCGGCCGCGTATCTGGCCGCGGCCCAACTGGTGGAGCCCGCGCGGATCGAGACCGATGACATCCGGCGTGCCGCGCACATGCCATGGTCCGCCGCCCAGTTGGCCCGGCGCCACGGGCTGGTTCCCGCGGCATCGCTCATGGCACTGTTCACGCTCGGCGGGGCGGTGGCCCGGGCGGCCGGATGGTGGGCGGACAGTCTCCTGCTGCTTCCCGTGCTGGTGCCCGCACTCGTCGGTGCCGCATTGGTCAGCGCCTACCGGGGCCCCGTACCGGCACATCTGATGATCGGCTCCCTCACACCGATGGGCGACACCGGCCCGCTCGGCGCCCTGCTGTGGCAGGTACGCGGACCACTGGTGGCTCTGGTGTGCCTGGCAGCCGTGGACGGACCGGCACGCGGAACAGCGCCGGACGCGCCAGGACTGCTGTGGCCGCTCGCCGTGGGCGCGGCGATGACCTGGTGGGTGGGCGTGACGGCGCGAAGGACAGTACGCCAGCAGTGA
- a CDS encoding protein kinase domain-containing protein — protein MPGATGPIRSGLALAAGRYLLEEQIGQGGMAAVFKAHDTALNRTVAVKTMLAALAHDEGLRARFRREAQSAARLSHPSVVAVHDTGEERFEDGVRIPYLVMEFVRGGTLGELLARDAAPGRGLPPDRALALSAEVLAALTASHAAGVVHRDIKPSNVVVTADGRVKVMDFGIARILDVAEQGSPRTALTAVGDLLGTPYYMAPEQFDGRGRVVDGRADLYAVGVMLFQLISGRLPFEGDSGFSLGYLHVTVTAPTLASVGCRVPDPIEELVARALEKRPEDRFRDAHEMRAYIEHVRESANAPAPAPDPYVPPTPPPPTTSPIPPQAPTPIPAPAAPVDPARERADNRLRARRLRHAYGLLIPAFLLQAATRSFAVLPLAFAVWGLWAAAVGGTSRLGQQRGATLGFFQATAFIPLLGHLLLILVSLTRLSGS, from the coding sequence ATGCCGGGTGCAACCGGGCCGATCCGGTCGGGGCTGGCGCTGGCCGCCGGCCGCTACCTGCTGGAGGAACAGATCGGGCAGGGCGGCATGGCGGCCGTGTTCAAGGCGCACGACACCGCGCTGAACCGCACGGTCGCCGTCAAGACCATGCTGGCCGCCCTCGCCCACGACGAGGGGCTGCGCGCCCGGTTCCGGCGCGAGGCCCAGTCGGCGGCCCGGCTCAGCCATCCCTCCGTGGTCGCGGTGCACGACACCGGCGAGGAGCGTTTCGAGGACGGGGTGCGGATCCCGTACCTGGTCATGGAGTTCGTACGCGGCGGCACACTGGGCGAGCTGCTCGCCCGCGACGCGGCGCCCGGCCGGGGGCTGCCGCCGGACCGGGCCCTCGCCCTGTCGGCGGAGGTGCTCGCCGCGCTGACGGCCAGTCACGCCGCCGGCGTCGTACACCGCGACATCAAGCCCTCCAACGTCGTGGTGACGGCCGACGGGCGGGTCAAGGTGATGGACTTCGGGATCGCCCGGATCCTGGACGTAGCGGAACAGGGCTCCCCGCGCACGGCCCTGACCGCCGTCGGCGACCTCCTCGGCACTCCGTACTACATGGCACCGGAACAGTTCGACGGCCGCGGCAGGGTCGTCGACGGCCGAGCCGATCTGTACGCGGTGGGGGTCATGCTGTTCCAGCTGATCAGCGGCCGACTGCCGTTCGAGGGCGACTCCGGCTTCTCCCTCGGATATCTCCATGTCACCGTCACGGCGCCGACGCTGGCGTCGGTGGGCTGCCGGGTGCCGGACCCGATCGAGGAACTGGTCGCCCGCGCGCTGGAGAAGCGGCCCGAGGACCGGTTCCGGGACGCCCACGAGATGCGCGCGTACATCGAGCACGTACGCGAAAGCGCCAACGCCCCCGCACCCGCGCCCGATCCGTACGTTCCCCCCACCCCACCACCCCCCACCACCAGCCCAATCCCACCCCAGGCCCCCACCCCCATACCCGCCCCGGCCGCCCCGGTGGATCCGGCGCGGGAGCGGGCGGACAACCGGCTACGAGCACGCCGCCTGCGCCACGCCTACGGCCTGCTGATCCCCGCCTTCCTGCTCCAGGCCGCGACAAGGAGCTTCGCCGTCCTGCCACTGGCCTTCGCGGTCTGGGGCCTCTGGGCGGCAGCCGTCGGCGGCACATCCCGACTCGGCCAGCAACGCGGCGCGACGCTCGGCTTCTTCCAGGCGACGGCCTTCATCCCGCTCCTGGGCCACCTGTTGCTCATCCTGGTGTCCCTCACCCGCTTGAGCGGCTCATAA
- the sodX gene encoding nickel-type superoxide dismutase maturation protease: MTTEDGREPGGRWGIAEVSGPSMYPTLKHGDQLLVRYSAPVRPGDVAVLRHPLQQDLLIVKRLIERRGDGWWVLGDNPGAEGDSRVFGAVPEELLLARVRARYRPLGDQRSARAVASWLVSAVRPVAAVRSVSRRLRAR, translated from the coding sequence ATGACGACGGAGGACGGGCGGGAGCCGGGAGGGCGCTGGGGGATCGCCGAGGTGAGCGGTCCCTCCATGTATCCCACGCTCAAACACGGGGACCAGCTGCTCGTGCGCTACAGCGCCCCGGTACGTCCGGGGGATGTCGCTGTGCTGCGCCATCCCTTGCAGCAGGATCTGCTCATCGTCAAGCGGCTGATCGAGCGACGCGGCGACGGCTGGTGGGTGCTCGGTGACAATCCGGGCGCCGAGGGGGACAGCCGGGTGTTCGGGGCCGTTCCGGAGGAGTTGCTGCTCGCCCGGGTCAGGGCGCGCTACCGGCCGCTGGGCGATCAGCGCTCGGCGCGTGCGGTGGCCTCCTGGCTGGTGTCGGCGGTGCGTCCGGTGGCGGCGGTGCGTTCGGTCTCCAGGCGTTTGCGGGCGCGGTAG
- a CDS encoding GNAT family N-acetyltransferase — MDDTRIRQAGQADRETLVRLLEAAFYDDPVCNWVFPDDEHRRKVNGLFLGVFADVALAEGRVDLLEDGSALALWLQIPAGEPEEEDEIPARQREISDPDNERAELVGRLLGAVHPVDRAHEYLLMIAVSPERQGRGLGRALIEPVLARCDRDGIPAYLEASSERSSRLYERLGFAFAEKTVDLPDGPHMWPMWREPKAR; from the coding sequence ATGGACGACACACGGATCAGGCAGGCGGGGCAGGCCGACCGCGAGACACTGGTGCGGCTGCTCGAAGCCGCCTTCTACGACGACCCGGTGTGCAACTGGGTGTTCCCCGACGACGAGCACCGCCGCAAGGTCAACGGGCTCTTCCTCGGTGTGTTCGCCGATGTCGCGCTCGCCGAGGGCCGGGTGGACCTGCTGGAGGACGGATCGGCCCTGGCGCTCTGGCTCCAGATCCCGGCCGGAGAGCCCGAGGAGGAGGACGAGATCCCCGCCCGGCAGCGGGAGATATCCGACCCGGACAACGAACGCGCCGAGCTGGTGGGCCGGTTGCTGGGCGCGGTACACCCGGTGGACCGGGCGCACGAGTATCTGCTGATGATCGCGGTCTCCCCGGAGCGCCAGGGCCGCGGCCTGGGCCGCGCCCTGATCGAGCCGGTCCTCGCACGCTGCGACCGTGACGGGATCCCGGCGTATCTGGAGGCGAGCAGCGAGCGGAGCAGCCGGCTCTACGAGCGGCTCGGTTTCGCCTTCGCCGAGAAGACGGTGGATCTCCCCGACGGACCGCACATGTGGCCCATGTGGCGTGAGCCGAAGGCGCGTTGA